One genomic segment of Ignavibacteriota bacterium includes these proteins:
- a CDS encoding amidoligase family protein: MQHQIQEQICQCNDGKYRLKSNCTEFNDEWYETEYLNEQTIIFNHERFWIDDCIYSEYLNKYLPEDEFYDSHYYCTGCDRYYHQNEESEHVYSGTSYCSECYYQNHTYCHNCQEPITNDESYYSEITNNDYCDNCYHDLHSYCENCGEDYWSDDGCDCGVSIHNYSYKPNPIFFNNSKEKSKYYIGVELETESKGNDRQKCAQEVCDISELFYLKNDSSIDDGFEIVTHPFSFEWFKEHKNIFKSLLETLRSNGYRSYNTTTCGIHIHISKKYLSGLDLAKLHLFFCQNEGFIKTISQRNPNNLDQWGKIKKDKKAIYDQSKKKGGSERYTAINLQNQHTIEFRIFRGTLNDYSYFKNIEFIAAICSYVKTTSLQQLTSETFYNYVKKDKNFKNLTKFMESKKCA, translated from the coding sequence ATGCAGCACCAAATCCAAGAACAAATTTGCCAGTGTAATGACGGCAAATACAGACTAAAATCCAACTGCACCGAATTTAACGATGAATGGTATGAAACAGAATACCTAAACGAACAAACAATAATCTTTAACCATGAAAGATTTTGGATAGATGATTGTATCTACTCAGAATACTTAAACAAATACTTACCCGAAGATGAATTTTACGACTCTCACTACTATTGTACTGGATGTGATAGATACTATCACCAAAATGAAGAAAGTGAACACGTATACAGCGGAACAAGTTATTGCAGTGAATGTTACTATCAAAATCACACATACTGTCATAATTGCCAAGAACCAATAACCAACGATGAATCATATTATTCAGAAATCACAAACAACGATTATTGCGATAACTGCTACCACGATTTACACAGCTACTGCGAAAACTGCGGAGAAGATTACTGGAGTGACGACGGCTGTGACTGCGGAGTATCAATACATAATTACTCATACAAACCAAACCCAATATTCTTCAATAACTCAAAAGAGAAAAGCAAATATTACATAGGTGTAGAACTTGAAACAGAATCCAAAGGAAACGACAGGCAAAAATGTGCACAAGAAGTATGTGATATTTCTGAACTATTCTACTTAAAAAACGACAGCAGTATTGATGACGGATTTGAAATAGTAACACACCCATTCAGTTTTGAATGGTTCAAAGAACATAAAAACATATTCAAAAGTCTACTGGAAACCCTCAGAAGTAATGGATATAGATCATATAACACAACCACTTGCGGAATACACATCCACATATCCAAAAAATATTTATCCGGACTGGACTTAGCTAAACTGCATTTATTCTTCTGCCAAAATGAAGGATTTATAAAAACAATATCTCAAAGAAATCCAAACAACCTTGACCAATGGGGCAAGATAAAAAAAGATAAAAAAGCAATTTATGACCAAAGTAAAAAAAAGGGAGGAAGCGAAAGATACACCGCAATAAACCTTCAAAACCAACACACAATAGAATTTAGAATATTCAGAGGAACACTAAACGACTATTCATACTTCAAAAATATTGAATTCATAGCTGCAATATGCTCCTATGTGAAAACAACCTCACTACAACAACTAACATCAGAAACATTTTACAACTATGTAAAAAAAGACAAAAACTTCAAAAACCTAACAAAATTCATGGAGTCAAAAAAATGTGCATAA
- a CDS encoding class II glutamine amidotransferase — translation MCIIILNTKEHLTKELLNECWQTNSDGAGIMYAIDGKINIFKELKNFNTFYEYYSTLRKEFKKTKIALHFRIATSGNIDLYNIHPFYVNENLAFMHNGIINILLQKKSKISDTIAFNQKILKQLPQNFLNNHALVELISRYAERSKLLFMNNHGKYWIINEHLGHWDKKGNWYSNYSYCELPFLKQQNITWTHDLLDYEFCQYCGIELLEEREVVNETCYGCMQKFATEIGIF, via the coding sequence ATGTGCATAATAATATTAAACACAAAAGAACACTTAACAAAAGAACTGTTAAATGAATGCTGGCAAACCAACAGCGACGGAGCCGGAATAATGTACGCAATAGATGGAAAAATAAACATCTTCAAAGAACTGAAAAATTTCAATACGTTTTATGAATATTACTCAACACTAAGAAAGGAATTTAAGAAAACAAAAATTGCACTTCACTTCAGAATAGCAACATCCGGAAACATAGATCTTTATAATATTCATCCGTTTTATGTAAATGAAAATCTCGCATTCATGCACAACGGAATAATAAACATACTGCTACAGAAAAAATCCAAAATTAGCGACACAATAGCATTCAACCAAAAAATACTAAAACAACTACCGCAAAACTTCCTAAACAACCACGCATTAGTTGAACTTATTTCAAGGTACGCAGAAAGATCAAAACTACTATTTATGAACAACCACGGCAAATACTGGATAATAAACGAACACCTTGGACATTGGGACAAAAAAGGTAACTGGTACAGCAATTACAGTTACTGCGAACTGCCATTCCTAAAACAACAAAACATAACTTGGACACACGATCTACTCGACTACGAATTTTGCCAATACTGCGGAATAGAATTACTTGAAGAAAGGGAAGTGGTAAATGAAACTTGCTACGGATGTATGCAAAAATTTGCAACTGAAATAGGGATATTCTAA